DNA from Agathobaculum sp. NTUH-O15-33:
ATCGCGCGTGTGGGTACCGTTCTCCGCGAGAAGCAACTCGCGGATAAGGCGTAAGGAGGGTAACGAAGTTGAGCGAAAGAGCATTACGCAAGACCCGTGTGGGCAAGGTCGTATCCGACAAGATGGACAAGACCATCGTTGTCGCGGTAGAGGATCGCGTGCAGCATCCTCTTTATAAGAAGGTTATTCCGCATACCTTTAAGCTGAAGGCGCACGACGAGAACAACGAGTGCAAGATCGGTGATAAGGTTAAGGTCATGGAGACCCGCCCGCTTTCCAAGGATAAGCGCTGGCGTTTGGTCGAAGTGATCGAGAAGGCTAAGTAAGGAGGAGAGCACATGGTTCAGCAGGAAAGCTTTCTGCGTGCGGCTGATAACAGCGGCGCGAAAGAACTGAAATGTATTCGTGTTCTCGGCGGCTCCGCGCGCAAGTACGGTAACATCGGCGACGTCATCGTCTGCTCGGTGCGTAAGTGCACCCCGGGCG
Protein-coding regions in this window:
- the rpsQ gene encoding 30S ribosomal protein S17, whose translation is MSERALRKTRVGKVVSDKMDKTIVVAVEDRVQHPLYKKVIPHTFKLKAHDENNECKIGDKVKVMETRPLSKDKRWRLVEVIEKAK